The genomic region GTGTATCTCCACGGACGTCTGGTTATCCGCAGCCGTGGAGAACACCTGGCTCCTCCTCGTAGGAATGGTGGTGTTGCGCTCTATCAGCTTGGTAAAGACGCCGCCCAGGGTCTCGATGCCCAGCGATAAAGGCGTAACGTCCAGTAGCAATAAATCCTTGACCTCGCCCGCGAGCACTCCGCCCTGGATGGCCGCGCCCATGGCGACGCACTCCATCGGGTCGATGCCGCGCTCCGGGTCCTTGCCGAAGAACTTCCTGACCATCTCCTGTATTATGGGCATCCTCGTCGGGCCGCCCACGAGGATGATGTGGTCTATCTGCGACGCGGTGAGCTTTGCGTCCGAGATGGCCTGCCTCATCGGGGCGTAGCACCTGTCAACCACGTCCCTCACAAGCTCCTCAAGCTTGGCCCTGGTAAGCGTCATGTCCAGGTGCTTCGGGCCATTCTGGTCTGCGGTAATAAAAGGAAGGTTGATGTTGGTCTGCAGGGTGCTTGACAGCTCTATCTTTGCCTTCTCGGCGGCGTCCCTGAGCCTCTGCATCGCCATCTTATCCTTGCGCAGGTCGATGCCATGCTCCTTCTGGAAGGTGTTAGCGATGTAATCTATAATTCGGTTATCCATGTCGGTGCCGCCAAGCTGGGTGTCGCCCGAGGTGGACAGGACCTCAAAGACTCCATCGCCCATCTCCATTATGGTGACATCGAGCGTGCCGCCGCCCAGGTCGAAGACGAGTATCTTCTGGCTGCCCTTCTTGTCCAGCCCGTAGGCAAGCGCGGCCGCCGTGGGCTCGTTGATGACCCTTAAGACCTCGAGGCCGGCGATGGTGCCGGCATCCTTGGTGGCCTGCCTCTGGTTATCGTTAAAATAGGCGGGAACCGTGATGACGGCCTTAGTTATCTTCTCGCCCAGGAAAGCCTCTGCGTCCTGCTTGATTTTAGATAGAATCATGGCCGATATTTCCTGGGGCGTGTACTTCTTGCCGTCGATGTCCACCTTGTAGTCGGTGCCCATCTTTCGCTTGATAGCCATGATAGTCCGCTCGGGGTTGGTCACCGCCTGGCGCCTCGCCGCCTCTCCGACGAGACGCTCCCCGCTCTTGGTGAACGCCACCACTGATGGGAACATCCGGGCGCCCTCCGCGCTCGGTATTATTACCGGCTTGCCGCCTTCCAGGACGGCCGCCTCTGAGTTGCTCGTACCAAGGTCTATGCCGATGATCTTCGTCATAATCATTCACCTCTCTTTGAGACTTTCACCTTTGCGCAACGAATGACTTTCATGTTCAACGTGTACCCGCGCTGTATCTCTTCCAGGATTGTGTCTTCTTCATGGTCGTTGTCCACGGCCTGCATTACCGCCTCATGCAAGTATGGGTCGAACTTCTCCCCGACGGTCTTTATGGGCTTTAGCCCGTGCTTTTCGAGTGCGGCCTTCATGCTGGAGTAAATCATCTCCAGGCCTTTTGCCATCGAGTCATCCGAGTTTCTTGCAGTTATAAGCGCCCTCTCCAGGTTCTCGTATACGTCCAGCAGGTCCATGATTAGCGACTCGTTCGCGGACCTGGCGAACTCCTCGCGCTCCCGTGCGGCGCGCTTCTTATAATTTTCCAGGTCGGCCTTAAGGTACATTGCAAGAGTTTTATACTCTTCGGCCTGCTTCCTGGCGAGGGCCAGCTCATCATCTCCGGGTTTAGCGGTGTCTTCAGCCTTCGGCTCCGTCATGTTTTCCTTTTCGCCCTGCTCGACCGTGTCCATTAAACGTGCCTCCCTGGAAGCCGGTTTTAAATAATGTTTGCACTTCTATAAATAGTTAACCATAGGCGTCTATGCATTTACATTACATCTGTTCATTTACCCGCCATTGGCCGGCCACCATCAAACATCCTGATATGCATTTATATGATTTAAAGTAAACCCGTCTAAAACTAGGGAGCAAGTCGTAGTTAAAAAAAACATTATATACAAGTAATTTGAATATTTAGTGGCAAATGTACAAAGAAGGTGCCCACAGAGATGGATAGCTATAAGCTGGCTACGTTCGGCGAGCCAGTAGACATGAATAAGCCATCGCATTTTCCTGGTAATGACGCTATCGAAAGGCCGGAATATGAAAGGCAAAGGACCGTGGCAATCATAGAAGATGAACGGGACATCGTAGACGTCTATACAAAATTTTGTTTCATGAATTGCCTGAAAGTCGCCTTTGTCGCCTATGACGGCTCCGAAGCGCTTAGGGAGTTCGGGAGGCGTGCCCGCCCCGACGTCCTTCTCATCGACCATCGCATGCCGAACATGACGGGCCTGGAGGCGATGAGGAGGATGCTGGAGCTTGACCCTGACGCGAAGTTCATCGTCTTGAGCGCAGACGATGAAATTAAAGATGATGCGCTTAGAGCCGGTGCCAGGGCCTTTCTCAAGAAGCCCGCCTCTTTGTATGAGATCTCTTTAGCTATAACAAGAGTCCTGAATGAGACGTGATGTTTAATAAAAATCTTTTACAGTTGCTTATGTTTAAGAAATGATGGTGAACTTATAGAACATATCGTACTCAGACAGCGTATCCCTAACCCATTTAGCGTCAGACGAAGGCAAGCCCCTCTTAAGCTTGACGATGATCTCCTGAAAATCGCCCATATCCTTAAGCTCAAAGGACTCCACAAGCTCGGATAATCGTAAGCTATCATTAGGGTTACCCAGTAAGCTGAATATCTCTTCCGCGAAATCTGCCATGATGCCACTTTTCCTTTAAATATGTAGAGTCTTAATAGACTTATTGTACATCCCCGGCCTTCCCATAAACTTTGTCATACACCTTATATTGCCCTTGTTGCTCTTCAAGGGGCATGTAGTAACAGGGCTTCGGATAGCCATCAGCCAGCTTATCGGGTAACTCGAATAACAGGCCGCCCCTTGCAGCGCCTGTACCAGGCCCAATCACCATCGTCGGATACTTAAACATATATGACGACAATAGCAATACAATAAAATGCCTCATGCGACCTCTTCAATTTTATACTATACCTTGTACTGATTTTAGTGTATCCGCCCATAATATCTACTTTTCGAGAGAGACGCTCTTAATTCGAAATAATGTCTTATTCGTGGAGGTCTAGAGTTATTCACCATGATGGTGGAGGAGACGTCTTGAAGGTGAAGGATATCATGAACAAGAACGTCGTGGCCGTATCGGCGGATACGCCGGTGGTTGAGGCCGCGAAAAAGATGAGGGAAGCGAACGTCGGGTCGGTGGTCGTGCTCGACCACAACGAGGTCAAGGGGATCGTAACGGACCGGAAGATAGTGACAAGCGTCATCGCGGAGAACAAGGACCCGGGCAGGGAGCGCATAGGGAATATAACCAGCAGAAAGCTGATAACCTGTGACGCGGACTCCGACGTACACGATGCCTTGATGACGCTGGGCCAAAACAAGATCCGCCGGTGCCCCGTTCTCAACGAGCGTAAGGAGTTGGTAGGAGTCCTCTCGGTCGCCGATATCGCTCACGACATGAAGGGATGCATGGACGCACTGTTTGACGAGCTTTCGAGCTCCTGCCAGTGCATGGAGCATAAGCCAATCATGCGTTAGCTTTTCCCTTCTTGCCCTTTTTCGGCGGCAGGCCTATGGCGTTTATCAATTCGATGAGCTCCGTGAAGGCGTGCATTTCATAGTCTATTATTTGCTCTTTTGTCATCGAGATGGTCATCTCGCCGTCTGCCGAGAGCCTGTCCGGCCCTCTTCGTATGAGCCTGTCTACGCCGTCTTTCGTGAGCATTTGCTCTAGCTCCTTGTCGTGTACGAGCGCCCTGCCGGGTATGATGACGGTTTCCTTGACATTTTTAAGGTCTATGTCATTGAAGTCTTTGATTGTGATGAGGCATGCGATGTCTTTTTTTACGGGTACTACGTTGACGGTGCTGCCGAGCTTCGTGAAAATCTCCTGGATTAGAGGGGCGGCTATGGTGCCCGAGATCAGCGTCGCCTCTTTTGTGACTTTAGGCAATTTTAGCAGCTTTTTGGGGTGGTGGCGTATCGCAAACGGCGAGCCTAGCTTTGGGTCGCCCAGCGGGGTGCCCGTGACCCTGAACTTGTAGCGCGCCGCTATGTCTTTCACAATATTTTCGAACTCCTGTACGGTGTGTGGCGTAACGCCTTTAATGAGCGGCGCGTTGTTCAGGATGAGGCCCTGCTCTTCCGAGTTTGCAAAGCGCATCAGGATTACTCCTTTTGCGCCCCATTCTTCGAGGAGGTCGCACGTCTTTATGAGGTCTTCGCCATCGTTTACGCCGGGTATGAGGACGGAGGCAGCGTAAACGTCACATGATTTGCAGAACCTTTTTAGGGCTTCCAGGGATTCTTCGGGGTGCTTGTCGTTCATGTATTCCTTGCGCTTTTTTGGGTCGGCGGAGAAAACCGTGAAGGTGACTTCGGTTACGCCGTTCTCTATGTA from Methanocella conradii HZ254 harbors:
- the mmp10 gene encoding methyl coenzyme M reductase-arginine methyltransferase Mmp10 (Mmp10 (methanogenesis marker protein 10) is a cobalamin-requiring radical SAM methyltransferase that creates the methylarginine modification to methyl coenzyme M reductase.); protein product: MVEILADVGGSPGKDCRGFCKYCYFKLVKNVPAFGCKHCLPFQKGCDYCTRGIKEQYPGFKPLPMVTSDVMSALMFNRDVDKITISGGGDVSCYPELKELVAYLGQYGIPLHLGYTSGKGFDSADDADYYIENGVTEVTFTVFSADPKKRKEYMNDKHPEESLEALKRFCKSCDVYAASVLIPGVNDGEDLIKTCDLLEEWGAKGVILMRFANSEEQGLILNNAPLIKGVTPHTVQEFENIVKDIAARYKFRVTGTPLGDPKLGSPFAIRHHPKKLLKLPKVTKEATLISGTIAAPLIQEIFTKLGSTVNVVPVKKDIACLITIKDFNDIDLKNVKETVIIPGRALVHDKELEQMLTKDGVDRLIRRGPDRLSADGEMTISMTKEQIIDYEMHAFTELIELINAIGLPPKKGKKGKANA
- the dnaK gene encoding molecular chaperone DnaK, translated to MTKIIGIDLGTSNSEAAVLEGGKPVIIPSAEGARMFPSVVAFTKSGERLVGEAARRQAVTNPERTIMAIKRKMGTDYKVDIDGKKYTPQEISAMILSKIKQDAEAFLGEKITKAVITVPAYFNDNQRQATKDAGTIAGLEVLRVINEPTAAALAYGLDKKGSQKILVFDLGGGTLDVTIMEMGDGVFEVLSTSGDTQLGGTDMDNRIIDYIANTFQKEHGIDLRKDKMAMQRLRDAAEKAKIELSSTLQTNINLPFITADQNGPKHLDMTLTRAKLEELVRDVVDRCYAPMRQAISDAKLTASQIDHIILVGGPTRMPIIQEMVRKFFGKDPERGIDPMECVAMGAAIQGGVLAGEVKDLLLLDVTPLSLGIETLGGVFTKLIERNTTIPTRRSQVFSTAADNQTSVEIHVLQGERPMAADNTTLGRFHLIGIPPAPRGIPQIEVTFDIDANGILNVKAKDLGTGKEQAITITASTKLSKEQIDRMMKEAERFAAEDARKKEKAEVLNNADAILYAAQKTISEAGDKITADQKDRINKGIESLKEAQKSEDIARIKAETENLTKAVNEVATIMYQQAAQAYQQQQQAQQQKEKAQADGGKGSNVVDAEFEVKDDKKN
- a CDS encoding response regulator, translating into MDSYKLATFGEPVDMNKPSHFPGNDAIERPEYERQRTVAIIEDERDIVDVYTKFCFMNCLKVAFVAYDGSEALREFGRRARPDVLLIDHRMPNMTGLEAMRRMLELDPDAKFIVLSADDEIKDDALRAGARAFLKKPASLYEISLAITRVLNET
- the grpE gene encoding nucleotide exchange factor GrpE encodes the protein MDTVEQGEKENMTEPKAEDTAKPGDDELALARKQAEEYKTLAMYLKADLENYKKRAAREREEFARSANESLIMDLLDVYENLERALITARNSDDSMAKGLEMIYSSMKAALEKHGLKPIKTVGEKFDPYLHEAVMQAVDNDHEEDTILEEIQRGYTLNMKVIRCAKVKVSKRGE
- a CDS encoding CBS domain-containing protein, translating into MKDIMNKNVVAVSADTPVVEAAKKMREANVGSVVVLDHNEVKGIVTDRKIVTSVIAENKDPGRERIGNITSRKLITCDADSDVHDALMTLGQNKIRRCPVLNERKELVGVLSVADIAHDMKGCMDALFDELSSSCQCMEHKPIMR